The Nerophis lumbriciformis linkage group LG24, RoL_Nlum_v2.1, whole genome shotgun sequence genome includes a region encoding these proteins:
- the LOC133620546 gene encoding uncharacterized protein: MPNVNVSFFFFIMFFLSYPVSADKKLLARTIVTLYPSLNNKMEDENEGYEHFYYPTCHTGFLEDKLRNICRKLRDDRRRYCRRSGSSEVTVRLEEVTESDESVQEWITVIKRMKPCPENLSSLKMGMDKTYFHRRYWISNQSPTLAEIVENYPYFIDMPYLIDREFEKMFPNKTDIFLRKWDATMVPKLLKLAALEGKDEPPEAESAESKCYRAVVLKWGYMYPWGYLKPGTSFHDLLQTTDPAPVMQPHLVSIGHRSTTSTQYVIVAANDYVVIPLQEEDLTCSLDKLFKLYWLLLRKRLNRTQLDLQNLLTRSLTLLTKD, encoded by the exons ATGCCCAATGTTAATGTgtcctttttcttcttcattaTGTTTTTCCTCAGTTATCCAGTAAGTGCGGACAAAAAACTCCTCGCCAGAACCATTGTGACACTTTACCCATCACTTAACAACAAAATGGAGGACGAAAATGAAGGATAT GAACACTTCTATTATCCAACATGCCACACTGGCTTTCTGGAAGATAAACTGAGGAATATCTGCCGAAAACTAAGGGATGATCGGCGCCGTTATTGCAGAAGGAGTGGCTCATCTGAAGTCACTGTTCGACTTGAAGAAGTTACAGAAAGTGATGAGTCTGTCCAAGAATGGATAACTGTGATCAAAAGGATGAAGCCTTGTCCTGAGAACCTTTCTTCGCTCAAGATGGGTATGGACAAAACCTACTTCCACCGAAGATACTGGATATCTAATCAGTCACCTACTCTGGCAGAGATTGTTGAGAACTACCCTTATTTCATTGATATGCCATATCTG ATCGACAGAGAGTTTGAGAAGATGTTTCCAAACAAGACTGACATCTTTCTACGCAAATGGGACGCAACCATGGTCCCAAAGTTGTTGAAGCTGGCTGCTCTTGAAGGAAAAGATGAACCACCAGAAGCTGAGAGTGCTG AATCAAAGtgctatagagcagtggttctcaaatgggggtacatgtacccctgggggtacttgaag CCAGGAACAAGCTTCCATGACCTCCTACAAACCACTGATCCTGCTCCAGTGATGCAACCTCATCTGGTGAGCATTGGACATCGCagcacaacatcaacacaatatgTCATCGTGGCTGCCAATGACTACGTAGTCATTCCACTCCAGGAAGAGGACCTCACCTGCAGTCTGGACAAACTCTTCAAGTTGTATTGG ctattactCAGGAAAAGGCTCAACAGGACTCAGCTGGACCTGCAGAACTTGCTGACACGTAGCCTGACCTTGCTGACCAAGGACTGA